A window of Candidatus Gastranaerophilales bacterium contains these coding sequences:
- the mfd gene encoding transcription-repair coupling factor, with the protein MLKYLDSEHFEINDKISSYIKWGRSFAVSGVTNILKILVIGYISKVQGKKILLLTDSEQTALKFNNDLEKLLNINSDIFPYQDASIYDVTPKNPYKYAKQIKLLKEISTANAPDVVAVPLKALFEKFPSTSFIKKNSIKVKIDDSIDVETFAKKLVSLGYKRSTMVVDSGEFSIRGDIIDVFSLDEKPVRIELWGDSVVDIRTFDNKNQRSVEKLKSTEILPLYKFVIDEKNKKKFLSDIQSNIESYSKTSSKSETREYLQDKFKEFQEKLSEEEYFEGIEYYENYLNPDLKGVLDFLKEDYIIVFDEYTQFKNKYEFYDANLQKQYSDNLHSGMNLPLGSYSHIQFDEFKKEIAPELKIYFDNFINDETEYLVEFDTDLIPSFSSKIEDIIEFIYDKQKQGQKVVIATDYHSRVEEILKEFELPFSYNIAEKNNIFITGNVAFSGSVIQQYNLVVLTDKELFNKRSKDVTAKKTGYYKENQEFIESINDIQVDDFVVHLVHGIGVFKGISKQVIDGEEKDYLTIEYAHQDKLFMPAEQINLLCRYRGSGSVKPSLSRMGGNDWNNTKNKVKKAIEDIAQDLINLYARRELAKGYAFEPDTVWQYEMEEAFEYTETPDQMKAINDTKADMEAEKPMDRLICGDVGFGKTEVALRAIFKAVMSSKQVAVVVPTTILAMQHYETLKERFKPFPIKVELMSRFRTKKEQKETLKNLALGECDIVVGTHRLLQNDIIFKNLGLLIIDEEHKFGVKHKEKLKMLKKNIDILSMSATPIPRTLYMSLSGIKDMSIINTAPTNRLPVKTFVGEFKDSIVKNAINYELERDGQVFYLYNRVETIFEFGAQLKELVPNARIAVAHGQMDEKQLEQIMLDFLEGNYDVLLCTTIIESGLDIPNANTIIIHDSDRFGLAQLYQLRGRVGRSERQAYCYCLYKNPAKLTEEAIKRLKSIKEFTTLGSGYQIALRDIEIRGVGNILGTKQHGQMVNVGFDTYCALLEEAINDIQNEKQVTKKPTIIDINATAYLPDEWVGSKEQKMIEYKRLADVESISELDLITAEWKDRFSKMSKPVENLIKLVHLRLLANQVNISLIRETDTDVRVYLPYKRAEWNIIHANLPSNITKYIKFVEAPKTCQDGDSILLINIRLLTFDELFNILANLFYYIFKITCDYQK; encoded by the coding sequence ATGTTAAAGTATTTGGATTCAGAACATTTTGAAATAAACGACAAAATCTCATCTTACATTAAATGGGGGCGGTCATTTGCTGTTTCTGGTGTTACGAATATTTTAAAAATATTAGTTATAGGTTATATTTCAAAAGTTCAAGGTAAAAAAATCCTTTTGCTTACGGATTCTGAGCAAACTGCTTTGAAATTTAACAATGATTTGGAAAAATTGCTCAATATTAACTCGGACATTTTTCCCTATCAAGATGCTTCTATCTATGACGTTACGCCAAAAAATCCTTATAAATATGCAAAACAAATAAAGTTACTGAAAGAAATCTCGACGGCTAACGCTCCTGACGTTGTTGCAGTTCCTCTAAAAGCACTTTTTGAAAAGTTTCCGAGTACTTCTTTCATAAAAAAGAATTCCATCAAAGTTAAAATCGACGACTCTATTGATGTTGAAACATTTGCAAAAAAACTTGTTTCTTTAGGCTACAAACGCTCTACAATGGTGGTAGATTCAGGAGAGTTCAGCATAAGAGGGGACATAATAGATGTCTTTTCGCTTGATGAAAAACCTGTCAGAATTGAACTTTGGGGCGATTCTGTTGTGGATATAAGAACTTTCGACAACAAAAATCAACGAAGCGTTGAAAAATTGAAGTCTACTGAAATTTTACCTTTGTATAAATTTGTTATTGATGAAAAAAATAAAAAGAAATTTTTGTCAGATATTCAATCAAATATCGAAAGTTATTCAAAAACGTCATCAAAATCTGAAACCAGAGAATATCTTCAGGATAAATTTAAAGAATTTCAAGAAAAACTCTCTGAAGAAGAATATTTTGAGGGTATTGAATATTATGAAAATTACTTAAATCCTGATTTGAAAGGTGTTTTAGACTTTCTAAAAGAGGATTATATTATCGTTTTTGACGAGTACACTCAGTTTAAAAATAAATATGAGTTTTATGATGCAAATCTCCAAAAACAATATTCGGACAATCTTCATAGCGGTATGAATTTGCCTCTTGGTTCATATAGTCATATTCAGTTTGATGAGTTTAAAAAAGAGATTGCACCCGAGCTAAAAATTTATTTTGACAATTTCATAAATGACGAAACTGAATATCTCGTTGAGTTTGACACAGATTTAATTCCGAGTTTTTCTTCCAAAATCGAAGATATTATTGAATTTATATATGATAAGCAAAAACAAGGGCAAAAAGTAGTTATTGCAACAGATTACCACTCAAGAGTTGAGGAAATCCTTAAAGAATTTGAACTCCCTTTTTCATATAATATTGCCGAAAAAAATAATATTTTTATAACAGGAAATGTCGCTTTTTCAGGAAGCGTCATTCAGCAGTATAACCTTGTTGTCCTCACGGACAAAGAGCTTTTTAACAAACGCTCAAAAGATGTTACGGCGAAAAAAACAGGCTATTACAAGGAAAATCAAGAGTTTATTGAATCTATAAATGATATTCAAGTCGATGATTTTGTTGTCCATTTGGTTCACGGTATTGGCGTATTTAAGGGGATTTCTAAGCAAGTAATTGATGGTGAAGAAAAAGATTATTTGACTATAGAATATGCTCATCAAGACAAGTTGTTTATGCCGGCTGAACAAATAAATCTTTTATGCAGATATAGAGGCTCAGGCAGTGTTAAGCCCTCCCTATCAAGAATGGGCGGCAACGACTGGAATAACACTAAAAACAAAGTTAAAAAAGCAATTGAAGATATCGCTCAAGACCTCATAAATCTATATGCTCGCAGAGAGCTCGCAAAAGGCTACGCTTTTGAGCCGGATACGGTTTGGCAGTATGAGATGGAAGAAGCCTTTGAATACACTGAAACCCCCGACCAGATGAAGGCTATTAACGATACAAAAGCTGATATGGAAGCTGAAAAGCCCATGGACAGGCTCATCTGCGGAGATGTGGGCTTCGGCAAAACCGAAGTTGCATTAAGAGCTATTTTTAAAGCTGTTATGTCCTCAAAACAAGTTGCTGTCGTGGTTCCTACTACAATTCTTGCTATGCAGCATTACGAAACTTTAAAAGAAAGATTTAAGCCTTTTCCTATAAAAGTTGAACTTATGTCACGTTTTAGAACCAAAAAAGAACAAAAAGAAACCTTGAAAAACCTTGCTTTAGGTGAGTGTGATATAGTGGTTGGAACTCACAGGCTTTTACAAAATGATATTATTTTCAAAAATTTAGGACTTCTTATAATCGATGAGGAGCATAAATTTGGAGTTAAACACAAAGAAAAGCTCAAAATGCTCAAGAAAAATATTGATATTTTGTCTATGAGTGCGACTCCAATCCCCAGAACCTTATACATGTCGTTGTCGGGTATAAAAGATATGAGTATTATAAATACCGCACCAACAAACCGTTTGCCCGTCAAAACATTCGTAGGTGAGTTTAAAGACAGTATTGTTAAAAATGCTATTAATTATGAGCTTGAGCGGGACGGTCAGGTCTTTTATCTCTACAACAGAGTCGAAACTATTTTTGAGTTTGGTGCTCAGTTAAAAGAACTTGTCCCAAATGCAAGGATAGCAGTTGCTCACGGGCAAATGGACGAAAAACAATTAGAACAAATTATGCTAGATTTCCTTGAGGGAAATTATGATGTGCTTCTATGTACTACTATCATTGAGTCAGGGCTTGATATCCCCAACGCCAACACAATCATAATCCATGATTCAGACAGGTTCGGTTTGGCTCAACTTTATCAATTAAGAGGAAGGGTCGGGCGTTCTGAGCGTCAAGCTTATTGCTATTGTTTATACAAAAATCCTGCAAAATTGACCGAAGAAGCTATTAAAAGACTTAAATCCATAAAAGAATTTACAACCCTCGGAAGCGGATACCAAATTGCTCTAAGAGATATTGAGATTAGAGGCGTCGGAAACATACTCGGCACAAAACAGCACGGGCAAATGGTTAATGTCGGTTTTGATACATATTGTGCTCTTTTAGAAGAAGCAATTAACGACATTCAAAATGAGAAACAAGTTACGAAGAAGCCTACCATCATTGATATTAATGCAACTGCATATTTGCCTGATGAGTGGGTCGGTTCAAAAGAACAAAAAATGATTGAATATAAACGTTTAGCCGATGTCGAATCTATTTCTGAGCTCGATTTGATTACTGCTGAATGGAAAGACCGCTTTTCGAAAATGTCGAAGCCCGTTGAAAATTTAATTAAATTGGTTCACTTAAGACTTCTTGCCAATCAGGTCAACATCTCTTTAATCAGAGAAACAGATACCGACGTAAGAGTCTATTTGCCATACAAAAGAGCAGAGTGGAATATTATCCATGCCAATTTACCATCAAATATTACAAAATATATCAAGTTTGTTGAAGCACCCAAAACCTGTCAGGACGGTGATTCAATACTTTTAATTAACATAAGATTATTAACTTTTGATGAATTATTTAACATTCTGGCTAATTTATTTTATTATATATTTAAAATAACGTGTGATTATCAGAAATAA
- a CDS encoding peptidylprolyl isomerase — protein sequence MKKLKLLCTIALMAFALAGCGFNNKKDALILVNNEPITKQDYSKAFDAVASNPMFSQMGVDLKSDQNSFLYLMLKDRVVNELIVKKLLEQEMKKRNIKVTDDDINKELKNMIDKVGSKDKFNEILKQNGISAKQFKKDLSEEVKVKKLVDSLDVVSVSDSAVQKYYKQNIDKFKYPDKVRASHILISADPQEIRQSIVSTPDGKKLSKEQVEQKVNEQLAAKLDKANKLLAEVKKDPSQFAKLAKENSDDTMSAKQGGDLGYFAKEEMVDTFSKKAFSMQPNTISDLVKTPYGYHIIMVSDRIKAGTEPLSKVKNEIKDYLVNQEKVKILQKFVDSLKSGAKIVYQDPSFNPEVIQKQIKEQAQKNPALNDAQKSAKD from the coding sequence ATGAAAAAATTGAAACTGTTATGCACAATCGCTTTGATGGCATTTGCCCTCGCAGGTTGTGGTTTTAATAACAAAAAAGATGCACTCATTTTGGTAAATAATGAGCCTATTACAAAACAAGATTACAGCAAAGCTTTTGACGCTGTTGCTTCTAATCCTATGTTTTCTCAAATGGGAGTTGATTTGAAGTCTGACCAAAATAGCTTTTTGTATTTGATGTTGAAAGATAGAGTTGTTAATGAATTGATTGTCAAAAAACTTCTTGAACAAGAAATGAAAAAACGTAATATCAAAGTTACTGATGACGATATCAACAAAGAATTGAAAAATATGATTGATAAAGTCGGCTCTAAAGATAAATTTAATGAAATTCTTAAACAAAACGGGATTTCTGCTAAACAATTCAAAAAAGATTTGTCTGAAGAAGTTAAAGTTAAAAAACTTGTTGATTCTTTGGATGTTGTGTCTGTCAGTGATTCTGCAGTGCAAAAATACTACAAGCAAAATATCGACAAATTCAAATATCCTGACAAAGTTAGAGCTTCTCATATTTTGATTAGTGCTGACCCTCAAGAAATTAGACAATCTATTGTTTCAACACCTGATGGCAAAAAATTGTCTAAAGAACAAGTGGAACAAAAAGTTAACGAACAATTAGCTGCTAAGCTTGATAAAGCTAATAAATTACTTGCAGAAGTTAAAAAAGACCCATCTCAATTTGCAAAACTAGCTAAAGAAAATTCTGATGATACTATGAGTGCTAAACAAGGTGGCGATTTGGGCTACTTTGCTAAAGAAGAAATGGTTGACACCTTCTCTAAAAAAGCTTTCTCTATGCAACCGAATACAATCAGCGATTTAGTTAAAACTCCATACGGTTACCATATAATAATGGTTTCTGACAGAATTAAGGCTGGTACTGAGCCTTTGTCTAAGGTCAAAAACGAAATTAAAGATTACTTAGTAAATCAAGAAAAAGTCAAAATTCTTCAAAAGTTTGTTGATAGTCTAAAATCAGGTGCAAAAATCGTTTACCAAGACCCAAGCTTTAATCCTGAAGTAATCCAAAAACAAATTAAAGAACAAGCTCAAAAAAATCCGGCTTTGAATGATGCTCAAAAATCTGCTAAAGACTAG
- the rfaE2 gene encoding D-glycero-beta-D-manno-heptose 1-phosphate adenylyltransferase: MGQLVARKDLNNLLDGLRADKKTIVTTNGCFDILHVGHVRYLQKTKSFADIMIVALNSDKSVKSIKGPTRPINNENDRAEILNALACVDYVVLFDEDSPMDLLAQIKPDVHTKGADYTVETLPEAKTIMKNGGRIEFISFVEGKSTTSLIEKIKH; encoded by the coding sequence GTGGGTCAATTGGTCGCAAGAAAAGATTTGAATAACTTATTAGATGGATTAAGAGCAGATAAAAAAACAATAGTTACGACTAACGGCTGTTTCGATATTTTGCACGTCGGGCATGTTCGTTATTTGCAAAAAACAAAAAGTTTTGCAGATATTATGATTGTAGCTCTCAATTCTGATAAGTCCGTAAAAAGTATAAAAGGCCCGACAAGACCTATTAACAATGAAAATGACAGGGCTGAAATCCTTAATGCTTTGGCGTGCGTTGATTACGTGGTCTTATTTGATGAGGATTCTCCGATGGACTTACTTGCTCAAATTAAGCCTGATGTTCACACAAAAGGTGCAGATTATACTGTTGAAACATTGCCTGAAGCTAAAACTATCATGAAAAACGGCGGTCGTATTGAGTTTATAAGTTTTGTCGAAGGGAAGTCAACTACATCTTTAATTGAAAAAATCAAGCATTAA
- the lpxD gene encoding UDP-3-O-(3-hydroxymyristoyl)glucosamine N-acyltransferase, giving the protein MKFYSLEEISQIVGGLLTQVEVAEIGRIAPPLLSDENTLALALGEDEIANLGKTKAKAALVPLGVNLDNISTIEVERPRLAMMKLLHLFYMPPESNNGIHPTATVHPDAKLGENVSIGPNVVVSRNASIGNNTTILANCYVGRSVQIGENCLFHPGCNIGDNVVIGNKVILQHGVSLGADGFSFVTENPNNIEQAKQDGEIKESNTKQVIFKIPSIGSVVVEDDVEIGANACIDRGTIENTVIGEQTKIDNLVQIGHNCKIGKGCMIVSQVGIAGSCVIGDRTVIAGQAGLADHIKIGADSIVMAQAGVSKSFPDKSIIVGAPAVPRKEFIKQIQTMKKAAELMKKFKKYETLLDSED; this is encoded by the coding sequence ATGAAATTTTATAGCTTAGAAGAAATTTCACAAATTGTAGGAGGTTTGCTTACTCAAGTCGAAGTGGCTGAAATCGGCAGAATAGCTCCACCATTGTTGTCTGATGAAAATACATTGGCATTAGCCTTGGGTGAAGATGAAATTGCTAATTTAGGTAAGACAAAAGCCAAAGCAGCTTTGGTTCCTTTGGGTGTAAATTTGGACAATATCTCAACTATTGAAGTTGAAAGACCGAGATTGGCTATGATGAAATTGTTACATTTGTTTTATATGCCGCCTGAGTCAAATAACGGAATTCATCCTACAGCAACTGTTCATCCTGATGCAAAATTAGGCGAAAATGTTTCTATAGGTCCAAATGTTGTAGTCTCAAGAAATGCTTCAATTGGTAATAATACTACGATTTTAGCTAATTGCTACGTCGGACGTTCAGTTCAAATCGGTGAAAATTGCTTGTTCCACCCAGGGTGTAACATTGGTGATAATGTAGTTATCGGAAATAAGGTTATTTTACAACACGGTGTAAGCTTAGGTGCTGACGGGTTCAGTTTCGTAACCGAAAATCCAAATAATATTGAACAAGCTAAGCAAGATGGAGAAATTAAAGAATCAAATACTAAACAAGTGATTTTTAAAATCCCTTCCATCGGTTCTGTAGTTGTTGAAGATGATGTTGAAATCGGTGCAAATGCTTGCATCGACAGAGGTACAATCGAAAACACTGTAATCGGTGAGCAAACAAAAATTGATAATTTGGTTCAAATCGGGCATAATTGCAAAATCGGCAAAGGTTGTATGATTGTTTCTCAAGTCGGTATCGCAGGAAGTTGCGTTATCGGGGACAGAACAGTTATTGCCGGTCAAGCGGGTTTGGCTGACCATATAAAAATCGGTGCCGATTCAATCGTTATGGCTCAAGCCGGAGTTTCAAAAAGTTTCCCTGATAAGTCAATTATCGTAGGTGCTCCTGCTGTTCCGAGAAAAGAATTTATTAAACAAATTCAAACAATGAAAAAAGCTGCTGAGCTTATGAAAAAATTCAAAAAATACGAAACACTGCTTGATTCAGAGGATTAA
- a CDS encoding UDP-3-O-acyl-N-acetylglucosamine deacetylase — protein MNTLKKEVEITSVCLMTGKECTAKVLPSEEKGIRFHLDGKTVEAHVDNLVSTEHCVVIGNKDVKKIVLIEHFMAACAICNLDSLDVYLSFYEMPILDGSSKTWVALFKKAGLQIKENRKYILKEPVQYLNGKTHLVMLPSDKLSISYSVNYKHPDLTHRWVSYDSKKFDEIIEARTFGYLKELKLYQLAGYGRGVTIDNTVGMKDDGSYTTDLRSDYEPAKHKILDLIGDLRLTGFNPLNLKAEIIVKEAGHTVHSIIAKQLKDKITEEK, from the coding sequence ATGAATACCTTAAAAAAAGAAGTTGAAATTACATCTGTCTGTCTTATGACCGGCAAAGAATGCACCGCAAAAGTTCTTCCCTCAGAAGAAAAAGGAATAAGATTTCACCTAGATGGTAAAACTGTAGAAGCCCATGTTGATAATCTTGTTTCAACCGAACATTGCGTGGTTATTGGTAACAAAGATGTCAAGAAAATTGTTTTAATTGAGCATTTTATGGCAGCTTGTGCTATTTGTAATCTTGATTCTTTAGATGTCTACTTATCGTTTTATGAAATGCCGATTTTAGACGGTAGTTCAAAAACTTGGGTTGCTTTATTCAAAAAAGCGGGTTTGCAAATTAAAGAAAATAGAAAATATATCTTAAAAGAACCTGTTCAATACTTAAATGGCAAGACCCATTTGGTTATGTTGCCATCTGACAAGCTTTCAATTTCCTACAGTGTGAATTATAAACATCCTGATTTGACGCACCGCTGGGTTTCTTATGATTCGAAAAAATTTGATGAAATAATTGAAGCTAGGACTTTTGGGTATTTAAAAGAGTTGAAACTATACCAACTTGCAGGCTATGGCAGAGGCGTCACTATTGATAATACTGTTGGCATGAAAGATGACGGCTCTTATACGACAGATTTAAGAAGTGACTATGAACCTGCAAAACACAAAATACTCGATTTGATAGGCGATTTGCGTTTAACAGGGTTTAATCCGTTGAATTTAAAAGCTGAGATTATTGTTAAAGAAGCCGGACATACCGTTCATTCAATAATCGCAAAACAACTGAAAGACAAAATTACAGAGGAGAAATAA
- the fabZ gene encoding 3-hydroxyacyl-ACP dehydratase FabZ, whose product MSEETLQFDILQLMEMLPHRYPFLLVDRITECVPGKYCKGYKNLTFNELFFQGHFPNNPIMPGVLQLEAMAQLGAGILMPLPEYANKLVLYAGVDSARFKRVVRPGDRLDMETELIKVKGPIVKAHAKAFVDGKLACEADLMFSMVDKK is encoded by the coding sequence ATGAGCGAAGAAACATTACAATTTGATATTTTACAGCTTATGGAGATGCTTCCGCACCGCTATCCTTTTTTATTAGTGGATAGAATTACTGAATGTGTCCCTGGAAAATATTGCAAAGGCTATAAAAATTTAACTTTTAACGAACTTTTTTTCCAAGGTCATTTTCCTAATAATCCAATTATGCCGGGTGTGTTGCAGCTTGAAGCTATGGCTCAACTCGGAGCCGGTATTTTGATGCCACTTCCTGAATACGCCAACAAGTTGGTTCTATATGCAGGGGTTGATTCTGCAAGATTTAAACGTGTCGTTCGCCCAGGGGACAGACTTGATATGGAAACTGAGCTTATAAAAGTAAAAGGTCCCATAGTGAAAGCCCATGCAAAAGCTTTTGTTGACGGTAAATTGGCTTGCGAAGCTGATTTAATGTTTTCAATGGTTGATAAAAAATAA
- the lpxA gene encoding acyl-ACP--UDP-N-acetylglucosamine O-acyltransferase: MTIHKSAVIADSAIIPESAVIGPNVIIGENVKLGENVKIIGNAYLECCEIGDNSVVSPFASIGTPPQDLSYQNEPTKAIIGKDCLIKEYVTVNRASGEGNSTIVGDRCLLMASSHVAHNCVLEDEVIMANLATIGGHCKVGFGAFIGGMSVFHQNVRIGEMCIISGFSASRMDILPYCKGDGRPPVPHGINVIGLKRRGITLAERTNLKNAFKIIQSGDYTTLKAADVIEDTLTNDKYIQNLVRFIRTSKRGIVVRGKN; this comes from the coding sequence ATGACAATTCACAAATCTGCCGTAATCGCTGATAGTGCCATTATTCCTGAAAGTGCTGTCATTGGACCGAATGTTATAATCGGTGAAAATGTTAAACTTGGCGAAAATGTTAAAATTATAGGAAATGCTTATTTAGAATGTTGCGAAATCGGTGACAACAGCGTTGTTTCTCCTTTTGCAAGTATTGGTACGCCTCCTCAAGATTTGAGCTATCAAAATGAACCCACAAAAGCTATAATCGGAAAAGATTGTTTGATTAAAGAATATGTAACCGTAAACAGGGCATCAGGCGAAGGCAATTCTACAATTGTCGGCGACAGATGTTTGCTTATGGCGTCATCTCACGTTGCACATAATTGTGTTTTGGAAGATGAAGTTATTATGGCTAACCTCGCTACTATCGGCGGACATTGCAAAGTCGGTTTCGGTGCATTTATCGGCGGAATGAGTGTATTTCATCAAAATGTTAGAATCGGTGAAATGTGTATCATAAGCGGATTTTCAGCTTCCAGAATGGATATTCTTCCATACTGCAAAGGCGACGGACGTCCTCCTGTTCCTCATGGAATCAATGTTATCGGTCTAAAACGTAGAGGTATTACACTTGCTGAAAGAACAAACTTAAAGAATGCTTTTAAAATTATTCAATCAGGTGATTACACAACTCTTAAAGCAGCTGATGTTATTGAAGATACTTTGACAAATGATAAATATATCCAAAATCTTGTACGTTTTATTAGAACGTCTAAGAGAGGTATTGTTGTTAGAGGCAAAAATTAA
- a CDS encoding aminopeptidase produces the protein MYDKKLLEKYAKVLVEYSVDVQKGDLTVIRATSSEAQPLVNEIYKQVLLSGGNPVTRCSIDGIGETYIKYANDEQLDYVDPMTEIEYQKAQKMISIGAPLNTKNMAKADSKKMARRSKATNHLSKLLLERASKGELKWVIADYPTQALAQEAKMSLEDYTEFLINSCKLNDENPVESWKKVGVMQQKMADYLNKTSKLRVVGEKTDITFSTEGRKWISCAGECNFPDGEIYTSPVEDGVNGQIYFDYPAIYRGNESHKILLKIENGQVVDAKAEKGEDFLLDMLNMDEGSRGIGEIAIGTNENIQDITGNILFDEKIGGAIHMAIGASYPETGGKNVSGLHWDLIKNMKNGGEIYADDILIYKNGKFII, from the coding sequence ATGTACGATAAAAAATTATTGGAAAAATATGCAAAAGTCCTTGTCGAATATTCAGTTGACGTTCAAAAAGGTGATTTGACTGTAATTAGGGCGACAAGCTCAGAGGCTCAACCTCTAGTCAATGAAATATATAAACAAGTGTTATTGAGTGGTGGAAATCCTGTGACTCGTTGTTCTATCGATGGAATCGGTGAAACTTATATTAAATACGCAAACGACGAGCAACTGGATTATGTTGACCCTATGACAGAAATTGAATATCAAAAAGCTCAAAAAATGATTTCAATCGGTGCTCCACTAAACACTAAAAATATGGCGAAAGCTGATTCTAAAAAAATGGCAAGACGCTCAAAGGCAACAAATCATTTATCAAAATTGCTTTTAGAAAGAGCTTCTAAAGGTGAATTGAAGTGGGTTATTGCTGATTATCCTACTCAAGCTCTTGCACAAGAAGCAAAAATGTCGCTTGAAGATTATACTGAATTTTTGATTAATTCTTGTAAGCTAAATGATGAAAACCCCGTTGAATCATGGAAAAAAGTCGGCGTAATGCAACAAAAAATGGCAGACTACTTAAATAAAACTTCAAAATTGCGAGTTGTTGGTGAAAAAACCGATATTACTTTTTCAACAGAAGGCAGAAAATGGATTAGCTGTGCGGGTGAATGCAATTTTCCTGATGGTGAAATCTATACATCTCCTGTTGAAGACGGTGTAAATGGTCAAATTTATTTTGATTACCCTGCAATTTATAGAGGTAACGAATCTCATAAAATTCTTTTAAAGATTGAAAATGGTCAAGTTGTTGATGCAAAAGCTGAAAAAGGCGAAGATTTCTTGCTTGATATGTTAAACATGGATGAGGGTTCAAGAGGAATTGGCGAAATTGCTATCGGTACGAATGAAAATATTCAAGATATTACCGGAAATATTTTATTCGACGAAAAAATTGGTGGAGCAATTCATATGGCAATAGGTGCTTCTTATCCGGAAACAGGCGGTAAAAACGTTTCCGGTTTGCATTGGGATTTGATTAAAAATATGAAAAACGGCGGCGAAATATACGCTGATGATATTTTGATTTATAAAAACGGAAAATTCATAATATAA
- a CDS encoding type II secretion system protein, protein MQKGFTLAEVLITLVIIGVIAAMTIPALLAGTKNTELSSAFLKSSSVISSAFRHLMALDGASDVTAYMQEIQGSNTKSGNQSALVADLSRVFSISGIYQPGTYKNESSINCNGSFGYKFLLTSGCDSRLGSMITLVLNDGMILYLDLSKDSSYLANSIGGGNLSKWGDIYVDVNGEKKPNQIGRDVFWYWIDTNGNVKPKGTGQWVINNGAYYVESVGCGDKIGSGPGTPEGWGCAGYLATNGGKMDY, encoded by the coding sequence ATGCAAAAAGGCTTTACTCTGGCAGAAGTTCTTATAACTTTGGTCATAATAGGAGTTATCGCGGCGATGACTATTCCGGCATTATTAGCAGGTACAAAAAATACAGAGCTGTCATCGGCATTCCTAAAATCAAGTTCTGTTATTAGTTCGGCGTTTCGTCATTTAATGGCTTTGGATGGGGCATCTGATGTTACAGCTTATATGCAAGAAATCCAAGGCAGTAATACAAAATCAGGAAATCAATCTGCATTGGTTGCTGATTTATCGAGAGTATTTAGTATTTCTGGTATTTATCAACCAGGTACATATAAAAACGAGTCATCTATAAATTGCAATGGCTCATTTGGATACAAATTTTTGTTAACAAGTGGTTGTGATTCAAGGCTGGGGAGTATGATTACTTTGGTTTTGAATGATGGAATGATTCTCTATTTGGATTTGTCTAAAGATTCATCATACCTTGCAAATTCAATTGGTGGAGGCAACCTCTCGAAATGGGGCGATATCTATGTCGATGTAAACGGCGAAAAGAAACCAAATCAAATAGGACGCGATGTGTTTTGGTACTGGATTGATACAAACGGAAATGTAAAACCAAAAGGCACTGGTCAGTGGGTGATTAATAACGGTGCGTATTACGTCGAGTCTGTTGGATGTGGTGATAAAATCGGGAGTGGCCCCGGAACTCCTGAAGGCTGGGGATGTGCCGGATATCTGGCGACAAACGGCGGAAAAATGGATTATTAA